From Drosophila virilis strain 15010-1051.87 chromosome X, Dvir_AGI_RSII-ME, whole genome shotgun sequence, the proteins below share one genomic window:
- the l(1)G0289 gene encoding plexin domain-containing protein 1 isoform X2 produces MAKTVGRACAQIAILLTIYGSIQCVKSISADASYSSLGSQLRYINPDAIVSLSPEELLRLRQRRAAPASTADSTPIVATVQDAKNQYQRVSANVNASGNAAAAEATVTTTVDGKGTAMGSVSYNVHNVGVNGTGQRKEFSTQQQNASGDASNYSNVTTSINVAAAPAGPPKKTQLMASQPSQYPKKVASVQATPTAAAAAAGAAAAAAAATTTTTERALIDDVDVPDEVITSEAANASLTRTEDHFDYYRSLLYVGKEETSTFWTEFRAIPENSILSSSHRRAMTVELKFDFPFYGHYVRNITVATGGFLYTGEYVHYWLAATQYIAPLMANFDTSISDDSFVRLQDNGTAFTVVWENVTLQDKPEYGKFTFSATLHQTGNIVFVYYQLPTLINNIQDHQHPVKVGLSDAYIVDKMLYFAHRKTIYEYHRVTFRQQEITNNTIIVLTALPTCLGYSDCQACINHNTTFECIWCPTLNRCSTNNGNDRRKQDWQQKGCDRSMINNSAACPALGQKGNNAAQENNNNSSSSNNNNNNSSSNNNGSPGIGSSTPAASTSAAEPTVSSTQSPAGVESASGDGVNVEKSEHLGAVLPENKSVGVAFGFMVPICLVFAVTLWLFYAYRYPHTRSGQLLIQFRPSQWSWRRGEARYTAATIHM; encoded by the exons CTGCCGATGCATCCTATAGCAGCCTCGGCAGCCAACTCAGATACATCAATCCGGATGCAATTGTTAGCTTGTCACCGGAGGAGCTGTTGCGTTTGCGTCAGCGACGTGCCGCCCCAGCGTCAACGGCAGACTCGACGCCAATTGTGGCCACCGTGCAGGATGCAAAGAATCAATATCAGCGCGTTAGCGCCAATGTGAATGCCAGCGGAAACGCTGCTGCGGCAGAGGCCACAGTGACCACCACCGTGGACGGCAAGGGAACTGCCATGGGCAGCGTCTCCTACAATGTGCACAACGTGGGCGTCAATGGCACCGGCCAGCGCAAGGAGTTCAGCACCCAGCAGCAGAATGCCAGCGGCGATGCCAGCAACTACAGCAATGTCACCACCAGCATCAATGTGGCCGCAGCGCCGGCTGGGCCGCCAAAGAAGACCCAATTGATGGCCTCACAGCCATCGCAATATCCCAAAAAGGTGGCATCCGTCCAGGcgacaccaacagcagcagcagcagcagcaggagcagcagcagcagcagcggcggcaacaacaacaacaaccgagCGAGCGCTCATCGATGATGTGGATGTGCCCGATGAGGTAATCACCAGTGAGGCGGCCAATGCCTCGCTGACACGCACCGAGGATCACTTTGACTACTATCGCAGTCTGCTCTATGTGGGCAAAGAGGAGACGTCCACATTCTGGACTGAATTCCGTGCAATACCCGAGAACAGTATATTGTCCTCGTCGCATCGCCGGGCCATGACCGTTGAGCTAAAGTTTGACTTTCCATTTTATGGGCATTACGTGCGCAACATAACCGTCGCCACTGGCGGCTTCCTCTATACGGGCGAGTATGTGCACTACTGGCTGGCGGCCACCCAATATATAGCGCCACTTATGGCCAATTTTGATACAAGCATATCGGACGATTCGTTTGTGCGGCTACAGGATAATG GCACCGCCTTCACCGTCGTCTGGGAGAATGTTACACTGCAGGATAAGCCCGAATATGGCAAGTTTACGTTTAGCGCAACGCTGCATCAGACTGGCAATATTGTGTTTGTCTATTATCAGCTGCCCACGCTGATCAATAACATACAGGACCATCAGCATCCGGTCAAGGTCGGCCTATCCGATGCCTATATCGTGGACAAGATGCTCTACT TTGCGCACCGCAAGACCATCTACGAGTACCATCGCGTCACATTCAGACAGCAGGAGATCACAAATAACACCATCATTGTGCTAACAGCCTTGCCCACCTGCCTCGGCTACAGCGACTGTCAGGCGTGCATTAATCACAATACCACATTTGAG TGCATCTGGTGCCCCACACTGAATCGCTGCTCTACAAATAATGGCAACGATCGCAGAAAGCAGGATTGGCAGCAAAAGG GCTGCGATCGTTCGATGATTAACAACAGTGCCGCCTGCCCGGCGCTGGGTCAAAAGGGCAACAATGCTGCCcaagagaacaacaacaacagcagcagcagcaacaacaacaacaacaacagcagcagcaacaacaacggcagcccTGGCATAGGCAGCAGCACGCCCGCAGCCAGCACGTCGGCCGCAGAGCCAACAGTGAGCAGCACGCAGTCGCCGGCTGGCGTTGAGTCGGCGTCGGGCGATGGCGTTAATGTCGAGAAGAGCGAGCATCTCGGCGCCGTGCTGCCGGAGAATAAGAGCGTGGGCGTTGCCTTTGGTTTTATGGTGCCCATTTGTCTGGTGTTCGCGGTGACACTGTGGCTCTTCTATGCGTACCGGTATCCGCACACACGGAGCGGCCAGCTGCTCATACAG TTCCGTCCCAGCCAATGGTCATGGCGACGCGGCGAGGCGCGCTACACGGCGGCCACGATACACATGTAG
- the LOC138911789 gene encoding uncharacterized protein: MQQLQPRTPSTAPSPSTLTPPLRKVGSLRESHDAAALAKRRSRLQELRAASSSSPASEAALAFGVGKRGSKRERRPAAGSSSSSATALRKSQSLDAAESYSLASIQSPLWVTLTNARTIEELAQQKL; encoded by the coding sequence atgcagcagctgcagccgcgcACGCCGTCGACAGCGCCGTCGCCGTCAACGCTGACGCCGCCGCTGCGCAAGGTGGGCAGCCTGCGTGAATCGCACGATGCCGCGGCGCTGGCCAAACGGCGCAGTCGACTGCAGGAGCTGCgcgctgccagcagcagcagcccggcCAGCGAAGCAGCGCTCGCGTTTGGCGTCGGCAAGCGCGGCTCCAAACGTGAGCGTCGCCCTgccgccggcagcagcagcagcagcgccactGCCCTGCGCAAATCGCAGTCGCTCGACGCAGCCGAGAGCTACTCGCTGGCCAGCATACAGTCGCCCTTGTGGGTGACGCTCACCAATGCGCGCACTATCGAGGAACTGGCGCAGCAGAAGCTCTAA
- the l(1)G0289 gene encoding plexin domain-containing protein 1 isoform X1 produces the protein MAKTVGRACAQIAILLTIYGSIQCVKSISADASYSSLGSQLRYINPDAIVSLSPEELLRLRQRRAAPASTADSTPIVATVQDAKNQYQRVSANVNASGNAAAAEATVTTTVDGKGTAMGSVSYNVHNVGVNGTGQRKEFSTQQQNASGDASNYSNVTTSINVAAAPAGPPKKTQLMASQPSQYPKKVASVQATPTAAAAAAGAAAAAAAATTTTTERALIDDVDVPDEVITSEAANASLTRTEDHFDYYRSLLYVGKEETSTFWTEFRAIPENSILSSSHRRAMTVELKFDFPFYGHYVRNITVATGGFLYTGEYVHYWLAATQYIAPLMANFDTSISDDSFVRLQDNGTAFTVVWENVTLQDKPEYGKFTFSATLHQTGNIVFVYYQLPTLINNIQDHQHPVKVGLSDAYIVDKMLYFAHRKTIYEYHRVTFRQQEITNNTIIVLTALPTCLGYSDCQACINHNTTFECIWCPTLNRCSTNNGNDRRKQDWQQKGCDRSMINNSAACPALGQKGNNAAQENNNNSSSSNNNNNNSSSNNNGSPGIGSSTPAASTSAAEPTVSSTQSPAGVESASGDGVNVEKSEHLGAVLPENKSVGVAFGFMVPICLVFAVTLWLFYAYRYPHTRSGQLLIQSKHLHQFRPSQWSWRRGEARYTAATIHM, from the exons CTGCCGATGCATCCTATAGCAGCCTCGGCAGCCAACTCAGATACATCAATCCGGATGCAATTGTTAGCTTGTCACCGGAGGAGCTGTTGCGTTTGCGTCAGCGACGTGCCGCCCCAGCGTCAACGGCAGACTCGACGCCAATTGTGGCCACCGTGCAGGATGCAAAGAATCAATATCAGCGCGTTAGCGCCAATGTGAATGCCAGCGGAAACGCTGCTGCGGCAGAGGCCACAGTGACCACCACCGTGGACGGCAAGGGAACTGCCATGGGCAGCGTCTCCTACAATGTGCACAACGTGGGCGTCAATGGCACCGGCCAGCGCAAGGAGTTCAGCACCCAGCAGCAGAATGCCAGCGGCGATGCCAGCAACTACAGCAATGTCACCACCAGCATCAATGTGGCCGCAGCGCCGGCTGGGCCGCCAAAGAAGACCCAATTGATGGCCTCACAGCCATCGCAATATCCCAAAAAGGTGGCATCCGTCCAGGcgacaccaacagcagcagcagcagcagcaggagcagcagcagcagcagcggcggcaacaacaacaacaaccgagCGAGCGCTCATCGATGATGTGGATGTGCCCGATGAGGTAATCACCAGTGAGGCGGCCAATGCCTCGCTGACACGCACCGAGGATCACTTTGACTACTATCGCAGTCTGCTCTATGTGGGCAAAGAGGAGACGTCCACATTCTGGACTGAATTCCGTGCAATACCCGAGAACAGTATATTGTCCTCGTCGCATCGCCGGGCCATGACCGTTGAGCTAAAGTTTGACTTTCCATTTTATGGGCATTACGTGCGCAACATAACCGTCGCCACTGGCGGCTTCCTCTATACGGGCGAGTATGTGCACTACTGGCTGGCGGCCACCCAATATATAGCGCCACTTATGGCCAATTTTGATACAAGCATATCGGACGATTCGTTTGTGCGGCTACAGGATAATG GCACCGCCTTCACCGTCGTCTGGGAGAATGTTACACTGCAGGATAAGCCCGAATATGGCAAGTTTACGTTTAGCGCAACGCTGCATCAGACTGGCAATATTGTGTTTGTCTATTATCAGCTGCCCACGCTGATCAATAACATACAGGACCATCAGCATCCGGTCAAGGTCGGCCTATCCGATGCCTATATCGTGGACAAGATGCTCTACT TTGCGCACCGCAAGACCATCTACGAGTACCATCGCGTCACATTCAGACAGCAGGAGATCACAAATAACACCATCATTGTGCTAACAGCCTTGCCCACCTGCCTCGGCTACAGCGACTGTCAGGCGTGCATTAATCACAATACCACATTTGAG TGCATCTGGTGCCCCACACTGAATCGCTGCTCTACAAATAATGGCAACGATCGCAGAAAGCAGGATTGGCAGCAAAAGG GCTGCGATCGTTCGATGATTAACAACAGTGCCGCCTGCCCGGCGCTGGGTCAAAAGGGCAACAATGCTGCCcaagagaacaacaacaacagcagcagcagcaacaacaacaacaacaacagcagcagcaacaacaacggcagcccTGGCATAGGCAGCAGCACGCCCGCAGCCAGCACGTCGGCCGCAGAGCCAACAGTGAGCAGCACGCAGTCGCCGGCTGGCGTTGAGTCGGCGTCGGGCGATGGCGTTAATGTCGAGAAGAGCGAGCATCTCGGCGCCGTGCTGCCGGAGAATAAGAGCGTGGGCGTTGCCTTTGGTTTTATGGTGCCCATTTGTCTGGTGTTCGCGGTGACACTGTGGCTCTTCTATGCGTACCGGTATCCGCACACACGGAGCGGCCAGCTGCTCATACAG TCCAAGCATTTACATCAG TTCCGTCCCAGCCAATGGTCATGGCGACGCGGCGAGGCGCGCTACACGGCGGCCACGATACACATGTAG